From Camelus dromedarius isolate mCamDro1 chromosome 23, mCamDro1.pat, whole genome shotgun sequence, a single genomic window includes:
- the NDUFS2 gene encoding NADH dehydrogenase [ubiquinone] iron-sulfur protein 2, mitochondrial, which yields MAALRALCRLRGVAAQVLRPGAGGRLPIQPSRGARQWQPDVEWAEQFGGAVMYPTKDTAHWKPPPWNDVDPPKDTLVSNLTLNFGPQHPAAHGVLRLVMELSGEMVRKCDPHIGLLHRGTEKLIEYKTYLQALPYFDRLDYVSMMCNEQAYSLAVEKLLNIQPPPRAQWIRVLFGEITRLLNHIMAVTTHALDIGAMTPFFWMFEEREKMFEFYERVSGARMHAAYVRPGGVHQDLPLGLMDDIYQFSKNFSLRIDELEEMLTNNRIWRNRTVDIGVITAEDALNYGFSGVMLRGSGIQWDLRKTQPYDVYDQVEFDVPVGSRGDCYDRYLCRVEEMRQSLRIISQCLNKMPPGEIKVDDAKVSPPKRAEMKTSMESLIHHFKLYTEGYQVPPGATYTAIEAPKGEFGVYLVSDGSSRPYRCKIKAPGFAHLAGLDKMSKGHMLADVVAIIGTQDIVFGEVDR from the exons ATGGCGGCGCTCAGGGCTCTGTGCCGCCTCCGGGGCGTCGCGGCCCAGGTGCTGCGGCCTGGGGCTGGAGGCCGACTGCCGATTCAGCCCAGCAG AGGTGCTCGGCAGTGGCAGCCAGATGTGGAATGGGCAGAACAGTTTGGAGGAGCTGTCATGTACCCCACCAAGGACACAGCCCACTGGAAGCCTCCACCTTGGAATG ATGTGGACCCTCCAAAGGACACATTGGTGTCGAACCTGACCCTGAACTTTgggccccagcacccagcagccCATGGAGTCCTGCGACTAGTGATGGAATTGAGTGGGGAGATGGTGCGGAAGTGTGACCCTCACATCGGGCTGCTGCACCGAGGCACTGAGAAGCTCATTGAATACAAGACCTATCTGCAG gCCCTTCCATATTTTGACCGACTAGACTATGTGTCCATGATGTGTAACGAACAGGCCTACTCACTGGCTGTGGAGAAGTTGCTCAACATCCAGCCTCCTCCTCGAGCACAGTGGATCCGAG TGCTGTTTGGAGAAATCACACGGCTTTTGAACCACATCATGGCTGTGACCACACATGCCCTGGACATTGGGGCCATGACCCCTTTCTTCTGGATGTTTGAAGAAAGGGAGAAG ATGTTTGAGTTCTACGAGCGAGTGTCGGGAGCTCGGATGCATGCTGCTTATGTCCGGCCGGGAGGTGTGCACCAG GACCTACCCCTTGGGCTTATGGATGACATTTATCAGTTTTCTAAGAACTTCTCTCTTCGGATTGATGAGTTGGAGGAG ATGCTGACCAACAATAGGATCTGGCGAAATCGAACAGTTGACATCGGGGTTATAACGGCGGAGGACGCACTTAACTATGGTTTTAG TGGGGTGATGCTCCGGGGCTCAGGCATCCAGTGGGACCTGCGGAAGACCCAGCCTTATGATGTTTATGACCAGGTggagtttgatgttcctgttggTTCTCGAGGGGACTGCTATGATAG GTACCTGTGTCGGGTGGAGGAGATGCGCCAGTCCCTTCGAATCATCTCACAGTGTCTGAACAAGATGCCTCCCGGGGAGATCAAGGTTGATGATGCCAAAGTGTCTCCACCTAAACGAGCAGAGATGAAG ACGTCTATGGAGTCACTGATTCATCACTTTAAATTGTATACTGAGGGCTACCAAGTTCCTCCAGGGGCCACATACACTGCCATTGAGGCTCCTAAg GGAGAGTTTGGGGTGTACCTGGTATCTGATGGCAGCAGCCGCCCTTATCGATGCAAGATCAAGGCTCCTGGTTTTGCCCACCTG GCTGGTTTGGACAAGATGTCTAAGGGACACATGTTGGCGGATGTCGTTGCCATCATAG GTACCCAAGATATTGTGTTTGGAGAAGTAGATCGGTGA
- the FCER1G gene encoding high affinity immunoglobulin epsilon receptor subunit gamma: MIPAVVFLLLLLVEQAAALGEPQLCYILDAILFLYGIVLTLLYCRLKLQVRKAAIASYEKSDGVYTGLSTRHQETYETLKHEKPPQ; the protein is encoded by the exons ATGATTCCAGCAGTGGTCTTCCTCTTACTCCTTTTGGTTGAACAAGCAG CGGCCCTGGGAGAACCCCAGCTTTGCTATATCCTGGATGCAATCCTGTTTTTGTATGGTATTGTCCTCACCCTGCTCTACTGCCGACTCAAG CTCCAGGTGCGAAAAGCAGCTATAGCCAGCTATGAG AAATCAGATGGTGTTTACACG GGCCTGAGCACCCGGCACCAGGAGACTTATGAGACCCTGAAGCATGAGAAACCACCACAATAA